Proteins from a single region of Punica granatum isolate Tunisia-2019 chromosome 8, ASM765513v2, whole genome shotgun sequence:
- the LOC116216017 gene encoding gamma-tubulin complex component 4-like isoform X1, which translates to MLHELLLALLGYTGDLIVDEREQLHSLGAPLSLDAPVSDERSFRLAPDISFIETSDRDLIERLITLGFYYRELDRFATKSRNLSWIRSPGVSPLERISELQKGKAEKPSVYHRAIANGIVEILSIYRSAVLQIEQKLLAETLPILATVTQGLNKFFILLPPLYELVLEIERNDIRGGQLLNLLHKRCHCGVPELQTCIQRLLWHGHQVMYNQLASWMVYGILQDHHGEFFIRRQEERSLEHGSSQTDVTKKMAHLSTDDISLTDWHLGFHIYLDMLPEYIHMRVAESVLFAGKAVRVLRNPSTAFRFQDSISHQQMPKGSQKAQGFTGRFLFQKGPLVDSKLTGDDLLPQSEADKIEAMLRDLKESSEFHKRSFECAVDSIRAIAASHLWQLVVVRADLNGHLKALKDYFLLAKGDFFQCFLEESRQLMRLPPRQSTAEADLMVPFQLAAIKTISEEDKYFSRVSLRMPSFGLSVKSSQLDISRGKANAGGNSGAMSVNTSSEASRDGWDGISLDYSVDWPLGLFFTQEVLSKYQKVFQYLLRLKRTQMELDKSWASVMHQDHRGFVKHKSDNTNSTPRRHRQHFKPMWRVREHMAFLIRNLQFYIQVDVIESQWNVLQGRIQDSHDFTELVGFHQEYLSALISQSFLDIGSVSRILDSIMKLCLQFCWNIENQESFTNSSELEHITEEYNKKSNSLYTILRSSRLAGSQRAPFLRRFLLRLNFNSFFEATARGVLNVVRPRPALPVLNPQ; encoded by the exons ATGCTGCACGAGCTTCTCCTGGCGCTGCTGGGCTACACCGGCGATCTCATCGTCGACGAGAGGGAGCAACTCCACTCCCTCGGCGCCCCCCTCTCCCTCGACGCCCCCGTCTCCGACGAACGCTCCTTCAGGCTCGCCCCCGACATCTCTTTCATCGAGACCAGCGACAG GGATCTCATTGAGAGGCTCATCACTCTCGGCTTCTATTACAGAGAGCTTGATCGTTTTGCAACAAAATCCCGGAACTTGAGCTGGATCCGATCTCCAGGTGTATCTCCCTTGGAGAGAATTTCTGAGCTGCAGAAAGGAAAGGCAGAAAAGCCAAGCGTGTACCACAGAGCCATTGCAAATGGTATTGTTGAAATACTGTCTATCTACAGGTCTGCAGTTCTCCAGATTGAGCAGAAGTTGTTGGCAGAAACTTTGCCCATTCTGGCTACTGTTACTCAAGGATTAAATAAG TTTTTCATTCTCTTGCCACCTCTCTACGAGCTTGTTCTCGAGATTGAGCGTAATGATATCCGTGGAGGACAACTACTTAACCTGTTACACAAGCGATGCCATTGCGGGGTGCCTGAATTGCAAACATGCATTCAAAG GCTTCTTTGGCATGGGCATCAAGTCATGTACAACCAACTTGCATCATGGATGGTTTATGGGATTTTACAAGACCACCATGGAGAATTCTTCATTAGAAG GCAGGAAGAGAGAAGCCTAGAGCATGGCTCATCACAGACAGATGTTACCAAAAAAATGGCTCACTTGTCAACTGATGATATATCTTTGACAGATTGGCACCTGggatttcatatatatttg GATATGCTGCCAGAGTACATACACATGCGTGTCGCAGAATCAGTTCTATTTGCTGGTAAAGCTGTCAGGGTTCTTCGTAACCCCAGCACTGCTTTTCGGTTTCAAGATTCTATATCTCACCAGCAAATGCCCAAAGGCTCTCAGAAAGCTCAAGGGTTCACAGGCCGGTTTCTTTTCCAGAAGGGACCCTTAGTAGACTCAAAGCTGACAGGAGATGATTTACTTCCACAGTCCGAGGCTGATAAGATTGAAGCAATGCTTCGGGACTTAAAG GAGTCATCAGAGTTTCATAAGAGATCATTTGAATGTGCTGTTGACTCTATACGAGCTATTGCAGCTAGTCATCTTTGGCAG CTTGTGGTTGTTCGTGCTGACTTGAATGGGCACCTCAAGGCTCTAAAAGATTATTTTCTTCTAGCAAAAGGAGATTTCTTCCAG TGTTTTCTTGAGGAAAGTAGGCAACTGATGCGCTTGCCACCTCGTCAGTCAACTGCTGAAGCTGATCTTATGGTCCCCTTTCAGCTG GCAGCAATAAAGACCATAAGTGAGGAAGACAAATATTTTTCAAGAGTATCTCTGCG AATGCCTTCTTTTGGACTCTCCGTAAAATCCTCCCAATTAGACATATCAAGAGGAAAAGCAAATGCTGGCGGAAACTCTGGTGCCATGTCAGTAAATACTTCCTCGGAAGCGTCCCGTGATGGATGGGATGGTATATCTCTGGATTATTCTGTTGATTGGCCCCTAGGACTGTTCTTTACTCAAGAAGTGCTCTCCAA GTATCAAAAGGTTTTCCAGTATCTGCTGCGGCTTAAACGGACACAAATGGAATTAGATAAATCATGGGCTTCTGTGATGCATCAAGACCACAGAGGATTTGTCAAGCATAAAAGTGATAATACGAACTCAACGCCTCGGCGGCATAGGCAACACTTCAAACCTATGTGGCGTGTTAGGGAGCACATGGCATTCCTGATAAGAAATCTTCAGTTTTATATCCAG GTTGATGTCATAGAATCCCAATGGAATGTTCTGCAAGGACGCATTCAAGACTCTCATGACTTCACGGAACTTGTAGGCTTCCATCAAGA GTACTTATCGGCTTTAATTTCACAGTCATTCTTAGATATTGGTTCTGTCTCGAGGATACTGGACAGCATAATGAAACTATGCCTCCAGTTCTGCTGGAACATTGAGAACCAAGAAAGCTTCACGAATTCATCTGAACTGGAGCACATTACAGAG GAATATAACAAGAAATCCAACTCCTTGTACACCATTCTCCGTAGTAGCCGACTAGCTGGGAGTCAGAGGGCCCCATTCCTGAGGCGTTTCCTTTTGCGTCTCAATTTCAATTCATTCTTCGAG GCAACCGCAAGAGGAGTTCTCAATGTCGTCAGACCTCGGCCTGCTCTCCCGGTTCTAAATCCACAATAG
- the LOC116216017 gene encoding gamma-tubulin complex component 4-like isoform X2, with product MLHELLLALLGYTGDLIVDEREQLHSLGAPLSLDAPVSDERSFRLAPDISFIETSDRDLIERLITLGFYYRELDRFATKSRNLSWIRSPGVSPLERISELQKGKAEKPSVYHRAIANGIVEILSIYRSAVLQIEQKLLAETLPILATVTQGLNKFFILLPPLYELVLEIERNDIRGGQLLNLLHKRCHCGVPELQTCIQRLLWHGHQVMYNQLASWMVYGILQDHHGEFFIRRQEERSLEHGSSQTDVTKKMAHLSTDDISLTDWHLGFHIYLDMLPEYIHMRVAESVLFAGKAVRVLRNPSTAFRFQDSISHQQMPKGSQKAQGFTGRFLFQKGPLVDSKLTGDDLLPQSEADKIEAMLRDLKESSEFHKRSFECAVDSIRAIAASHLWQLVVVRADLNGHLKALKDYFLLAKGDFFQCFLEESRQLMRLPPRQSTAEADLMVPFQLAAIKTISEEDKYFSRVSLRMPSFGLSVKSSQLDISRGKANAGGNSGAMSVNTSSEASRDGWDGISLDYSVDWPLGLFFTQEVLSKYQKVFQYLLRLKRTQMELDKSWASVMHQDHRGFVKHKSDNTNSTPRRHRQHFKPMWRVREHMAFLIRNLQFYIQVDVIESQWNVLQGRIQDSHDFTELVGFHQDHS from the exons ATGCTGCACGAGCTTCTCCTGGCGCTGCTGGGCTACACCGGCGATCTCATCGTCGACGAGAGGGAGCAACTCCACTCCCTCGGCGCCCCCCTCTCCCTCGACGCCCCCGTCTCCGACGAACGCTCCTTCAGGCTCGCCCCCGACATCTCTTTCATCGAGACCAGCGACAG GGATCTCATTGAGAGGCTCATCACTCTCGGCTTCTATTACAGAGAGCTTGATCGTTTTGCAACAAAATCCCGGAACTTGAGCTGGATCCGATCTCCAGGTGTATCTCCCTTGGAGAGAATTTCTGAGCTGCAGAAAGGAAAGGCAGAAAAGCCAAGCGTGTACCACAGAGCCATTGCAAATGGTATTGTTGAAATACTGTCTATCTACAGGTCTGCAGTTCTCCAGATTGAGCAGAAGTTGTTGGCAGAAACTTTGCCCATTCTGGCTACTGTTACTCAAGGATTAAATAAG TTTTTCATTCTCTTGCCACCTCTCTACGAGCTTGTTCTCGAGATTGAGCGTAATGATATCCGTGGAGGACAACTACTTAACCTGTTACACAAGCGATGCCATTGCGGGGTGCCTGAATTGCAAACATGCATTCAAAG GCTTCTTTGGCATGGGCATCAAGTCATGTACAACCAACTTGCATCATGGATGGTTTATGGGATTTTACAAGACCACCATGGAGAATTCTTCATTAGAAG GCAGGAAGAGAGAAGCCTAGAGCATGGCTCATCACAGACAGATGTTACCAAAAAAATGGCTCACTTGTCAACTGATGATATATCTTTGACAGATTGGCACCTGggatttcatatatatttg GATATGCTGCCAGAGTACATACACATGCGTGTCGCAGAATCAGTTCTATTTGCTGGTAAAGCTGTCAGGGTTCTTCGTAACCCCAGCACTGCTTTTCGGTTTCAAGATTCTATATCTCACCAGCAAATGCCCAAAGGCTCTCAGAAAGCTCAAGGGTTCACAGGCCGGTTTCTTTTCCAGAAGGGACCCTTAGTAGACTCAAAGCTGACAGGAGATGATTTACTTCCACAGTCCGAGGCTGATAAGATTGAAGCAATGCTTCGGGACTTAAAG GAGTCATCAGAGTTTCATAAGAGATCATTTGAATGTGCTGTTGACTCTATACGAGCTATTGCAGCTAGTCATCTTTGGCAG CTTGTGGTTGTTCGTGCTGACTTGAATGGGCACCTCAAGGCTCTAAAAGATTATTTTCTTCTAGCAAAAGGAGATTTCTTCCAG TGTTTTCTTGAGGAAAGTAGGCAACTGATGCGCTTGCCACCTCGTCAGTCAACTGCTGAAGCTGATCTTATGGTCCCCTTTCAGCTG GCAGCAATAAAGACCATAAGTGAGGAAGACAAATATTTTTCAAGAGTATCTCTGCG AATGCCTTCTTTTGGACTCTCCGTAAAATCCTCCCAATTAGACATATCAAGAGGAAAAGCAAATGCTGGCGGAAACTCTGGTGCCATGTCAGTAAATACTTCCTCGGAAGCGTCCCGTGATGGATGGGATGGTATATCTCTGGATTATTCTGTTGATTGGCCCCTAGGACTGTTCTTTACTCAAGAAGTGCTCTCCAA GTATCAAAAGGTTTTCCAGTATCTGCTGCGGCTTAAACGGACACAAATGGAATTAGATAAATCATGGGCTTCTGTGATGCATCAAGACCACAGAGGATTTGTCAAGCATAAAAGTGATAATACGAACTCAACGCCTCGGCGGCATAGGCAACACTTCAAACCTATGTGGCGTGTTAGGGAGCACATGGCATTCCTGATAAGAAATCTTCAGTTTTATATCCAG GTTGATGTCATAGAATCCCAATGGAATGTTCTGCAAGGACGCATTCAAGACTCTCATGACTTCACGGAACTTGTAGGCTTCCATCAAGA TCATTCTTAG
- the LOC116216016 gene encoding U3 small nucleolar RNA-associated protein 14 homolog A isoform X1, giving the protein MADKKRKSRDSQKPYKKQSFNFKASGKEGRKKRTGPRLPNSMKKVLERLNPVDSEGEEHDGRIDSNENDKPFGNDIYEYEGEVAPEDSRKNRRFDPVEKLEYELPEDFQDEEILSDYADGDDDDGIGLTSHEGEVDSEEEDDGRHTRMLQGITGMPSEAFEGKKKRSSAVVSEAYPESEYNPSHDILEGDGKINIQDLLDPLQDKAGYSELRKRMQQLENKSAPIQAPLPKPDREKVERKVAYEQSKKEILKWEPLVKRNREAPALFFDEDIDLKYSTVGAIASEFEPRTEFEKKIASLVYDEKVMEAHKKDGARLLELNKVSVEEEKERRDRIAKMRSLLFRHEMKQKHIKKIKSKTYHRLLKKDRLKAFSVQREMDPEAAKEQAIKQEFKRAEERLTLKHKNSSKWAKRILKRGLDAQDDGTRAAIAEQLQQHVLLTRKMNSMKENSSSDDSSDEDEEDSAASDQDSAAKLLADARGKTLKALEEENDAPTSGVLSLPFMVRGLKKRKDAAIEEAKLALEEYEMTSKQKEDSHEAEKSRPSTSSGRMVFGAVKPQIQNKKSKPERTLDDSDSEDDVEANEDGDIGGQKEDLQNDIGNGSFSFDEDSQIHQNSIFKSFDNIVKDPSAKTTYEVSIFASDSWRKMKDGKKEGTEVGHSSKKKQEVGEPAGVDKHLKSVELNELGEESDTESEGQMVDGVLSAGPARSYELPSQAELVQQAFAGDDVEEDFEKDKMEILNKENPEPEKPVLLPGWGQWTNVQKKRGLPSWMLKEHDDAKRKREEALKKRKDAHLKHVIISEKVDKKAEKLQTKSLPFPFTSKEVFEQSIRMPIGPEFNPVTALGALNRPEVVKKSGIIIKPIQFKEVNPHEKGDNYRGNEQKGGSKRKRGGDGAGKKKASKTRS; this is encoded by the exons ATGGCGgacaagaagaggaagagtcGAGATTCGCAGAAACCCTATAAAAAGCAGAGCTTCAACTTCAAGGCCTCTGGGAAGGAGGGCAGGAAGAAGCGGACCGGCCCTCGGTTGCCCAACTCGATGAAGAAGGTGCTGGAGAGGCTGAATCCGGTGGACAGTGAAGGAGAAGAACACGATGGGAGGATTGATTCCAATGAGAACGACAAGCCCTTCGGAAACGATATTTACGAGTACGAAGGGGAGGTGGCACCGGAGGATTCGCGCAAGAATCGTAGGTTCGACCCCGTGGAGAAGCTCGAGTACGAGCTTCCTGAGGATTTCCAG GATGAGGAGATTCTGTCAGATTACGCGGACGGTGACGATGATGACGGGATTGGCCTCACTTCACATGAAGGCGAAGTAGATAGtgaggaggaagatgatggAAGGCATACCCGGATGCTGCAAGGGATCACTGGAATGCCAAGTGAAGCATTTGAGG gcaagaagaaaagaagtaGTGCTGTGGTATCAGAGGCGTATCCAGAGTCAGAATATAATCCAAGTCATGATATTTTGGAAGGGGATGGCAAAATTAACATTCAAGATCTTCTGGATCCTCTTCAAGATAAAGCTGGTTACAGCGAGCTTAGAAAGAGGATGCAACAACTGGAGAATAAATCTGCGCCAATTCAAGCTCCACTCCCTAAACCAGATAGAGAGAAGGTGGAGAGGAAAGTAGCCTATGAACAATCTAAGAAAGAGATACTAAAGTGGGAACCTTTAGTCAAAAGGAATAGGGAAGCACCGGCCTTGTTTTTCGATGAAGACATAGACCTGAAATATTCGACTGTTGGGGCAATAGCTTCTGAGTTTGAACCGAGAACTGAGTTTGAGAAGAAAATTGCTTCTTTAGTCTATGATGAAAAGGTTATGGAGGCCCACAAGAAGGATGGAGCCAGGCTTCTAGAGTTAAACAAG GTATCTGttgaagaggaaaaggaaCGCAGGGATCGCATCGCTAAGATGCGGAGCCTTCTTTTTCGTCATGAAATGAAACAAAAGCACATAAAGAAGATCAAGTCCAAAACATATCATCGGTTGTTGAAGAAAGACAGGTTGAAAGCTTTCTCAGTGCAAAGGGAGATGGATCCTGAAGCTGCTAAAGAGCAAGCAATAAAGCAAGAGTTTAAGCGAGCGGAG GAGCGTCTGACCTTGAAGCACAAGAATAGCTCAAAGTGGGCAAAGCGCATCTTAAAACGTGGTTTGGATGCCCAAGATGACGGAACACGTGCTGCCATAGCTGAACAGCTTCAACAACATGTCCTGTTGACAAGAAAAATGAACTCGATGAAAGAAAATAGCAGCAGTGATGATAGCAGTGATGAGGATGAGGAAGATTCTGCAGCCTCTGACCAAGATTCTGCAGCCAAGCTGTTAGCCGATGCTAGGGGTAAGACACTCAAAGCGTTAGAAGAAGAGAATGATGCTCCCACCTCTGGAGTGCTTTCTCTGCCTTTCATG GTACGTGgtttaaagaaaagaaaggatgctGCTATTGAAGAGGCTAAGCTTGCTCTTGAAGAGTATGAAATGACATCAAAGCAGAAGGAGGATTCACATGAGGCTGAAAAGTCGAGACCTAGTACTTCAAGTGGTAGAATGGTCTTTGGTGCAGTAAAGCCTCAGATCCAGAATAAGAAGAGCAAACCAGAAAGGACCCTTGACGATAGTGATAGTGAAGATGATGTTGAGGCCAATGAAGACGGTGATATAGGGGGGCAGAAAGAAGATTTGCAGAATGACATTGGAAATGGTTCTTTTTCATTCGATGAAGATTCTCAAATCCATCAAAATTCGATCTTTAAG AGCTTTGATAATATTGTCAAGGATCCTAGTGCCAAGACAACTTATGAAGTATCTATATTTGCATCAGACTCGTGGAGAAAG ATGAAAGATGGGAAGAAAGAGGGCACGGAAGTAGGCCATAGCAGCAAAAAGAAGCAAGAAGTTGGTGAACCTGCTGGTGTCGATAAGCACTTGAAA TCCGTGGAATTGAATGAGTTGGGTGAGGAAAGTGATACAGAGAGCGAAGGGCAAATGGTGGATGGCGTGTTGTCTGCAGGGCCTGCACGATCTTATGAGCTTCCATCTCAAGCAGAACTCGTACAGCAAGCTTTTGCTGGGGATGATGTAGAGGAGGATTTCGAGAAGGACAAAATGGAGATTCTTAACAAAGAGAACCCTGAACCTGAGAAGCCCGTTCTGCTTCCGGGTTGGGGTCAGTGGACCAATGTCCAGAAAAAGAGAGGGCTGCCTTCTTGGATGTTGAAAGAACATGATGACGCCAAGAGGAAGAGGGAGGAAGCCCTTAAGAAGAGGAAGGATGCACATCTGAAGCATGTTATCATATCTGAAAAAGTGGATAAAAAG GCTGAGAAGCTACAGACGAAATCATTGCCCTTCCCCTTTACCTCAAAGGAGGTCTTTGAACAGAGCATCCGCATGCCCATCGGACCCGAATTTAATCCAGTTACTGCACTCGGTGCTCTTAATCGACCAGAG GTTGTGAAGAAGTCGGGGATAATCATTAAGCCAATCCAGTTCAAGGAGGTGAATCCCCACGAAAAAGGTGACAATTATCGGGGGAATGAGCAGAAGGGAGGGAGTAAGAGGAAGAGAGGTGGTGACGGAGCCGGGAAAAAGAAGGCAAGTAAGACGAGAAGTTGA
- the LOC116216016 gene encoding uncharacterized protein C57A7.06 isoform X2 produces MMEGIPGCCKGSLECQVKHLRLIQFAGKKKRSSAVVSEAYPESEYNPSHDILEGDGKINIQDLLDPLQDKAGYSELRKRMQQLENKSAPIQAPLPKPDREKVERKVAYEQSKKEILKWEPLVKRNREAPALFFDEDIDLKYSTVGAIASEFEPRTEFEKKIASLVYDEKVMEAHKKDGARLLELNKVSVEEEKERRDRIAKMRSLLFRHEMKQKHIKKIKSKTYHRLLKKDRLKAFSVQREMDPEAAKEQAIKQEFKRAEERLTLKHKNSSKWAKRILKRGLDAQDDGTRAAIAEQLQQHVLLTRKMNSMKENSSSDDSSDEDEEDSAASDQDSAAKLLADARGKTLKALEEENDAPTSGVLSLPFMVRGLKKRKDAAIEEAKLALEEYEMTSKQKEDSHEAEKSRPSTSSGRMVFGAVKPQIQNKKSKPERTLDDSDSEDDVEANEDGDIGGQKEDLQNDIGNGSFSFDEDSQIHQNSIFKSFDNIVKDPSAKTTYEVSIFASDSWRKMKDGKKEGTEVGHSSKKKQEVGEPAGVDKHLKSVELNELGEESDTESEGQMVDGVLSAGPARSYELPSQAELVQQAFAGDDVEEDFEKDKMEILNKENPEPEKPVLLPGWGQWTNVQKKRGLPSWMLKEHDDAKRKREEALKKRKDAHLKHVIISEKVDKKAEKLQTKSLPFPFTSKEVFEQSIRMPIGPEFNPVTALGALNRPEVVKKSGIIIKPIQFKEVNPHEKGDNYRGNEQKGGSKRKRGGDGAGKKKASKTRS; encoded by the exons atgatggAAGGCATACCCGGATGCTGCAAGGGATCACTGGAATGCCAAGTGAAGCATTTGAGG CTTATTCAATTTGCAggcaagaagaaaagaagtaGTGCTGTGGTATCAGAGGCGTATCCAGAGTCAGAATATAATCCAAGTCATGATATTTTGGAAGGGGATGGCAAAATTAACATTCAAGATCTTCTGGATCCTCTTCAAGATAAAGCTGGTTACAGCGAGCTTAGAAAGAGGATGCAACAACTGGAGAATAAATCTGCGCCAATTCAAGCTCCACTCCCTAAACCAGATAGAGAGAAGGTGGAGAGGAAAGTAGCCTATGAACAATCTAAGAAAGAGATACTAAAGTGGGAACCTTTAGTCAAAAGGAATAGGGAAGCACCGGCCTTGTTTTTCGATGAAGACATAGACCTGAAATATTCGACTGTTGGGGCAATAGCTTCTGAGTTTGAACCGAGAACTGAGTTTGAGAAGAAAATTGCTTCTTTAGTCTATGATGAAAAGGTTATGGAGGCCCACAAGAAGGATGGAGCCAGGCTTCTAGAGTTAAACAAG GTATCTGttgaagaggaaaaggaaCGCAGGGATCGCATCGCTAAGATGCGGAGCCTTCTTTTTCGTCATGAAATGAAACAAAAGCACATAAAGAAGATCAAGTCCAAAACATATCATCGGTTGTTGAAGAAAGACAGGTTGAAAGCTTTCTCAGTGCAAAGGGAGATGGATCCTGAAGCTGCTAAAGAGCAAGCAATAAAGCAAGAGTTTAAGCGAGCGGAG GAGCGTCTGACCTTGAAGCACAAGAATAGCTCAAAGTGGGCAAAGCGCATCTTAAAACGTGGTTTGGATGCCCAAGATGACGGAACACGTGCTGCCATAGCTGAACAGCTTCAACAACATGTCCTGTTGACAAGAAAAATGAACTCGATGAAAGAAAATAGCAGCAGTGATGATAGCAGTGATGAGGATGAGGAAGATTCTGCAGCCTCTGACCAAGATTCTGCAGCCAAGCTGTTAGCCGATGCTAGGGGTAAGACACTCAAAGCGTTAGAAGAAGAGAATGATGCTCCCACCTCTGGAGTGCTTTCTCTGCCTTTCATG GTACGTGgtttaaagaaaagaaaggatgctGCTATTGAAGAGGCTAAGCTTGCTCTTGAAGAGTATGAAATGACATCAAAGCAGAAGGAGGATTCACATGAGGCTGAAAAGTCGAGACCTAGTACTTCAAGTGGTAGAATGGTCTTTGGTGCAGTAAAGCCTCAGATCCAGAATAAGAAGAGCAAACCAGAAAGGACCCTTGACGATAGTGATAGTGAAGATGATGTTGAGGCCAATGAAGACGGTGATATAGGGGGGCAGAAAGAAGATTTGCAGAATGACATTGGAAATGGTTCTTTTTCATTCGATGAAGATTCTCAAATCCATCAAAATTCGATCTTTAAG AGCTTTGATAATATTGTCAAGGATCCTAGTGCCAAGACAACTTATGAAGTATCTATATTTGCATCAGACTCGTGGAGAAAG ATGAAAGATGGGAAGAAAGAGGGCACGGAAGTAGGCCATAGCAGCAAAAAGAAGCAAGAAGTTGGTGAACCTGCTGGTGTCGATAAGCACTTGAAA TCCGTGGAATTGAATGAGTTGGGTGAGGAAAGTGATACAGAGAGCGAAGGGCAAATGGTGGATGGCGTGTTGTCTGCAGGGCCTGCACGATCTTATGAGCTTCCATCTCAAGCAGAACTCGTACAGCAAGCTTTTGCTGGGGATGATGTAGAGGAGGATTTCGAGAAGGACAAAATGGAGATTCTTAACAAAGAGAACCCTGAACCTGAGAAGCCCGTTCTGCTTCCGGGTTGGGGTCAGTGGACCAATGTCCAGAAAAAGAGAGGGCTGCCTTCTTGGATGTTGAAAGAACATGATGACGCCAAGAGGAAGAGGGAGGAAGCCCTTAAGAAGAGGAAGGATGCACATCTGAAGCATGTTATCATATCTGAAAAAGTGGATAAAAAG GCTGAGAAGCTACAGACGAAATCATTGCCCTTCCCCTTTACCTCAAAGGAGGTCTTTGAACAGAGCATCCGCATGCCCATCGGACCCGAATTTAATCCAGTTACTGCACTCGGTGCTCTTAATCGACCAGAG GTTGTGAAGAAGTCGGGGATAATCATTAAGCCAATCCAGTTCAAGGAGGTGAATCCCCACGAAAAAGGTGACAATTATCGGGGGAATGAGCAGAAGGGAGGGAGTAAGAGGAAGAGAGGTGGTGACGGAGCCGGGAAAAAGAAGGCAAGTAAGACGAGAAGTTGA